The genomic window CCACGATGGCGGCGTTCGGCGTCACGCCCGCGGGAGCCGCGTCCTTGTAGACGGTGTAGCCGGCCGCCTCGGCGCGCGCCTTGACGGCCGCGTAGATGGTCGGGTCACCGAACTCGGTGCCGTGGAAGTCCGAGCGCCAGGTCACCATGCAGGACTGATCATCGGCGCGAGGGCCGGCGATGACGATCCGCGAGCCCGCGGGCAGGCGCAGCGGCAGCGCCCCTTCGTTCTTGAGCAGCGTCATCGACTCCTGCGAGGCGCGACGAGCCAGGAACTTGTTGTCGGCCGTGTGCCAGGCGGCGGTGCCCGAAGGCCCACTCTTGTAGGGGTCCTCGAACAGGCCCAGCCGGAACTTCAGATCGAGGATGCGGCGGACGGCCTGATCGATCTTGGCCGCACTGACCTCCGTCTCGAAGGCGCCCATCTGGCCGGGGTTGGCGCCACCCATCACGTCCGAGCCCGCGTTGGCCGAGCGAGACCAGGCCCCCGACGGCAGCCAGTCCGAGCAGATGACGCCGTTGTAGCCCATGTTGGTGCGCAGGTAGTTGATGATGCTGGGGTTGTCACCGGCGCCATAGCCCTCGGGGCCGAGCAGCGGAGTGCCCGCGTAGCCGGGCATGATGCCGCTGGTGCCGGCCTCGATGGCCGCGTGCCACGGACGCATGTGGTAGTGGATGGTGGTGCCGTCGTAGACGATGCCGCCCTCTCCGCCAGCGCCCTGCCCCGGCCAGTGCTTGGTGGTGACCCAGATGGAGCTCGGGTTGACCTCGGGGCCGCCCTGCAGGCCGGCGATCAGGGCGCGAGTGATGCCTGCGGCCAGATCGGCATCCTCACCGCTGCCCTCCTGGATGCGCGGATAGAGCACCTTGGTGCCCACCTCGGCCAGCGGCGACAGGGTGCCACGGCTGCCCACGGCGAGCTGCTCACGCCGCTGCATGTCTCCCATCTCCCAGGCGTTCTGCAGGTTGCGCGAGGCCGCCAGGCCGGGCTGCGTCGGCCAGCTCGTCTTGAAGCCGTGGATGGAGTCTCCCGCGTCGATCATCGGAATGCCCAGCCGCGTCTTGGCGCAGGCCGACTGGTAGCTGGCGATCTCCTGGGGAGACAGGGGGCCCATGGTGAAGCCCGCCTCGGGGTAGACCTTGGCCTCGTAGAACATCTGCATGGCCTTCTCGTGCAGCGTCATCCGGCTCATCAGATCGTTCACGCGGGTGGTGACGGGGTTGTGCCAGTCCTCGTACGGCTCGATGGTCCCGTTCTTGTTGAGGTCGCGAATGCCGTTGATGAGCGCCACGCCATCCGCCGCCGTCTCCACCGTGGGCAGGTAGAGGCTGAAGGTGCGCATGTCCGAGCGGCTGGTGCTCCCGCTGGAGAGCTGGGCGACGACGTACCACTTATAGGTCCAGCGATCGGGCAGGTCCTCCGTCAGGGTGAAGGAGGTGCCGGTGGTGGAGGCCACCTGGGTGAAGCGATCGAGCAGGCTGCCCGGGGCCATCCAGTCGTAGTCGTTGCGCGTGACGTTGACGAAGAGCCTGTAGCTGGTGGCACCCGTGACGGCGGCCCAGCTGAAGGTGGGGCGGCGGGTGTTGGTGATCATCGCGTTGTTGGCCGGAGCGGTCACCGCGAACGCGCCCGCCGTGGGGGGCGGAGCCGGCGCCACATACGGGTCCGGGATGATGGGGCCACCCTGCGGCGGGTTGGTGGAGCCCGTGGAGTAGATCTCCACCTGCCACTCCGCATCCTGCACGGCGAGGGCCGTCACGGACTGCGCGCGCTGGGTACCAGAGGACGTGGTGACGACCAGACGGATGTCGGTGTTGGGCTCGGTGGGAGAGAACTGGTTCTTCGACATCGTCACCGTGGTGTTGGGCGGGAACGTGAGCAGGTAGGTGAAGGGCCCGGGCGGGTTGCGCACGGACGGCGTCGCGGCGCCCTCCTCCGGCGTGGGCGTGATGGAGATCGGCGTCGGAGAGACGTTGATCTTCGCGTACGCCAGCTCGGGGAACATCAGCTTGATGGTCTGGTTGGTCGTCTGCGTCGGAGGCGTCGTGGTGCCGCCGGTCCTGTAGACCTCGAACGACCAGAGCGAGTAGCCGTAGCCCGTGCCACGCTCGGTGCCGCGCATGCGCACATAGCGCGCGGTCCCCGAGACGGGGATCTCCTTGCGGCCCACCGCGCCATCGGTGACGGTAGCCAGGGTCGTCCAGTTGGCGTCATCGTTGGAGCCATCGATGGTGTACGTCTTGCCGTAGGCCCCCTCCCACACGAGCACCACCTGGCCGATCTGCTGGGACGAGCCCAGGTCCACCCGGATCCACTGGGGATCGGCGGCGGCAGAGGACCAGCGGGTGCCGGCGTTCCCGTCGAACGCATAGGTGGCCGCCAGATTGGGATCGTTGTTCTCGATGGTCGAGGCCGTCGCGGGCCGGCCCCGGGCGAGATCCGTCGCGGTGTCCGTGCCGCCGTAGATCTCGAGCTCCCAGAGCGAGTACCCGTAGCCGATGGCGCGCTGCACGCCGAGCATGCGGACATAGCGGCCGCTGCCGGACACGGTCAGGTCATCGACTCCGCCGTCCCCGTTGGTCACCGTGGCCACATCCGTCCAGCTCGTGGCGTTGGCGGACACCTGGATCTTGTAGCTCTTGCCGTAGGCCGTCTCCCAGCTGAGCCTCACGCGGTTGAAGCTCGTCGTGGCCCCGAGGTCGACGTAGATCCACTCGTTGTCGGTGAAGCCGCTGCTCCACCGGGTCCCGGCATCGCCGTCCACGGCGGAGGAGCCGACGAAGACACCATCGGTCGAGGACACCGTGACGGGCTTGCCACGGGCGAGGTTGGTCTGAGCCTCCGCGGCCAGCGGCGAGACCGCCACCAGGGCCATGAGGCACGCACACGTCCAGCGGAGCCAGGCGCTTCTCGCGCCCTGGAGGAGAGAATGAATGGGCATATGGGGAATGGAGAGGAGAGGAGTTGAAGACAGTCGGCGTCCGCGCATCGCCGACAACCACGACAACGGGGGGCGCCGCGCGGACAGGCCCCCTCCGGCACACAGCCTCGGAGAGGGCCTGCTCGAGCCCGACGGCCTACTTCAGATCCAGGTAGTCCACCGAGTAGATCCACCCGTTGGGGTGTGTCACGCCCACCAGGCAGAGGGTTCCGGTGCCAGTGGCGGAGATGGCGGTGGAGATGTTGGCCAGGCTGGGGCTGCTCCAGCCACCCGTCGCCGTGCTCAGCTTCAGTGTGCCGATGGTGGTGTTGTTGAACCTCAGCTGCGCCTCGCCATTGGGATAGGGAGCGCCCACGCGAGCGGTGGCGCTGGTGAAGCCCGTCAGGCTCACGTTGCTCCAGCAGATGGAGTCGCCGCCCTCGAAGGCCACGACCTTGCCGCCGCTGTCGCCACCGGCCTCGGCGAAGCAGCCCGTCAGCGTGGCGCTCTCCGCCTCCTTGCGCACGGAGGTGGGAGGCGTCGAGGTGCACTGGCCCGAGCTGTTGCAGGTGCTGCCCGAGGCGCACGTGCCGCAGGTGCCACCGCACCCATCGCTGCCACACGTCTTGCCCGAGCAGCTCGGGGTGCAGGTGCTCGTCGACGCGGTGCAGTGCCCCCAGCTCGCGCAGCTCGTCCCCGAGCGGCACGTGCCGCAGGAGCCGCCGCACCCATCGCTGCCACACGTCTTGCCCGTGCACTCGGGCTGGCACGTATTGGCCGTGGTGCCCAGGTACATGTCATCCACGTACAACTGGAGGTTGTTGTTGGCGCTGCCGCCCGCGTCGATCTCGAACTTGTAGGTGCCCGTGGCGGTGGGGGTGAAGTTGGGACCGGTGCACGTGGTCCAGCCGGTACCCACGTTGCAGTTGAAGCTGGCGACGGTGCCCCAGGGATCCTGCGCCTGGGCGATCTTGATGGGGAGCGTGCGCGCCGCGCTCGACTTCACGTCCACCTTCCACTTGTAGGTGGTGCCGGCGGTGAGCTGGAAGCCCTCCTGGCGGATCTGCACGCTGTAGGGCTGCCAGCCGCCATTGTCGATGCGCACCCACTGGACGAAGCCTCGGGTACCGCCCTCGTTGATGATGTCGGTGAGGCCCTGGCCTCCATCGAAGAAGAGATCGCTGCGGTGGTAGGTGTAGTCCTCGTTGAAGCCGCAGTTGCGGATGATGTTGTCACTCGTGCCGTCGCCATTGCTGTCCTGGCACGCCGCGCGAGAGGCCTGGGGGTAGCCCGAGTTGCGGTGGTACCAGCGCACATAGTCCACCTCCAGCTTGGCCTTGTCGCCGTGGGCGGCCCAGTCGATGTTGATGCACGAGCTGGGCGTCTCCTGGCACTTGCCGCCCGAGCACGCCGCGCCATTGGCGCACTGCGCGCTGGAGGTGCACGACCGGCCGGACCAGCCCAGGCAGCCCAGCTCACCGCCCACCGCGTTGTTGAGGATGAGGTACATCGGCTGGCGGAACTCGGTCGCGTTGTCCCCGGTGGTGAAGGTCGCCACGGGCGCGCCGCCGTTCTGCGGCAGGTTGTCGATGTAGATCTTGAAGCCGTTCTCGTCCCAGAGGAAGCCCCAGGTGTGCCACTGGTGGTAGTCGATCGTCTTGCCCGGCCACTGCACGCGCGAGCCGCCCACGTCTCCGTCGCACTTGGCGTCACCGTGGTTGGGCCAGTCGCTGCACGCGTTGGCCTGCCAGCCACCCGGCGCCGCCGCCATCTCTCCGGCCTCGGGGTACTCGCGCCACAGCGCGTTGAAGCCCATGGCCTCGTTCGTGGGGAACAGGGCGCTGTTCTCACGGATCTGCGTGTACTCCATGATGTCGATCTCGCCCGTCATGGGCCAGCCGGCGCTGTCATCGCGGCCACCATTGGAGATGGCGCCGTTGGCCCCGAGCAGCCAGATGGCCGGCCACATGCCGCTGGGCGGCGTGGCCCCGGCGGGCAGCTCCGCGAAGGGCATGCGCGCGCGGAACTCGATGTAGCCGTAGCGGTACTCGACCTTCTCGTCGGTCTTGATGCGGCCCGAGGAGTACTGCATGCCATTGGCCGGCGCGTTGGCCAGGCCATTGAAGGGCGCGCACTCCTCGTGGTCATACACGCCGTTGCGGTTCTGGTCGTAGACGCAGTAGCCGGTGGCCGCGCAGGTGCCGTTGGTTCCACACTGGCTGCTGGCGGTACATTGCTGCCAGACGACACAGTCCAGCGGCTCCTTGCGAGCCAGCAGCGTCAGCTTGCCGTTCTCGACACAGTAGTTCCAGTTGTTGGGATGGGTGACACACTCCCGGTTGGTATAGGCCTGCTGCTCGTAGTTGACGCCCAGGTTCTCCTTG from Hyalangium gracile includes these protein-coding regions:
- a CDS encoding galactose-binding domain-containing protein → MALVAVSPLAAEAQTNLARGKPVTVSSTDGVFVGSSAVDGDAGTRWSSGFTDNEWIYVDLGATTSFNRVRLSWETAYGKSYKIQVSANATSWTDVATVTNGDGGVDDLTVSGSGRYVRMLGVQRAIGYGYSLWELEIYGGTDTATDLARGRPATASTIENNDPNLAATYAFDGNAGTRWSSAAADPQWIRVDLGSSQQIGQVVLVWEGAYGKTYTIDGSNDDANWTTLATVTDGAVGRKEIPVSGTARYVRMRGTERGTGYGYSLWSFEVYRTGGTTTPPTQTTNQTIKLMFPELAYAKINVSPTPISITPTPEEGAATPSVRNPPGPFTYLLTFPPNTTVTMSKNQFSPTEPNTDIRLVVTTSSGTQRAQSVTALAVQDAEWQVEIYSTGSTNPPQGGPIIPDPYVAPAPPPTAGAFAVTAPANNAMITNTRRPTFSWAAVTGATSYRLFVNVTRNDYDWMAPGSLLDRFTQVASTTGTSFTLTEDLPDRWTYKWYVVAQLSSGSTSRSDMRTFSLYLPTVETAADGVALINGIRDLNKNGTIEPYEDWHNPVTTRVNDLMSRMTLHEKAMQMFYEAKVYPEAGFTMGPLSPQEIASYQSACAKTRLGIPMIDAGDSIHGFKTSWPTQPGLAASRNLQNAWEMGDMQRREQLAVGSRGTLSPLAEVGTKVLYPRIQEGSGEDADLAAGITRALIAGLQGGPEVNPSSIWVTTKHWPGQGAGGEGGIVYDGTTIHYHMRPWHAAIEAGTSGIMPGYAGTPLLGPEGYGAGDNPSIINYLRTNMGYNGVICSDWLPSGAWSRSANAGSDVMGGANPGQMGAFETEVSAAKIDQAVRRILDLKFRLGLFEDPYKSGPSGTAAWHTADNKFLARRASQESMTLLKNEGALPLRLPAGSRIVIAGPRADDQSCMVTWRSDFHGTEFGDPTIYAAVKARAEAAGYTVYKDAAPAGVTPNAAIVVVGESYYTHGTEWDKEKPYLPGDPIGPAHDPKWSDQYNIIAGFKAQGIPTTTVLIMPRPYILTNLVNQTNALLVAYRPGDMGGYAVADVLFGDVLPRGQLPWQLPRSMSQIGTDVPNNQLEKWDLPFDVGATEAERTTIRQRIAAGQPIQPIYGNPLFQYGAGIQGFGLTDSTPPAAFTLQTPANGATLTTRPTFAWTASSDAQTGIQRYEVFLDGAPYPVATTKTTSSALSGVKLTNGTHSWYVKAFNWANGVTTSATFTFTLNDTAPPAAFAALIPAAGSTASANPTQFIWEQTTDVGAGVSEYILNVDGTDRTPTISASTYVGPTTNSARGRNVSASSNEFGSAGDAVDGNPATRWSSLSTDTESITVDLGSVFSIKRIVLNWEAAYGARYVLETSLDGTTWKALYTENAGNGGIDDIGSLSGVGRYVRMRGVQRATTFGYSLWEFEVYGVGTQQATLSGLGSGTHTWRVRAVDGAGNSTLSSGPLSFTK
- a CDS encoding carbohydrate binding domain-containing protein; protein product: MRRNSSAAWKKAVLGCGVFALALVGGGCVAVEEPEASASVESEVPLESTGSRTLNISGQPFTLTWEDDFGGNLNAGQPRSLLNTANWTKENLGVNYEQQAYTNRECVTHPNNWNYCVENGKLTLLARKEPLDCVVWQQCTASSQCGTNGTCAATGYCVYDQNRNGVYDHEECAPFNGLANAPANGMQYSSGRIKTDEKVEYRYGYIEFRARMPFAELPAGATPPSGMWPAIWLLGANGAISNGGRDDSAGWPMTGEIDIMEYTQIRENSALFPTNEAMGFNALWREYPEAGEMAAAPGGWQANACSDWPNHGDAKCDGDVGGSRVQWPGKTIDYHQWHTWGFLWDENGFKIYIDNLPQNGGAPVATFTTGDNATEFRQPMYLILNNAVGGELGCLGWSGRSCTSSAQCANGAACSGGKCQETPSSCINIDWAAHGDKAKLEVDYVRWYHRNSGYPQASRAACQDSNGDGTSDNIIRNCGFNEDYTYHRSDLFFDGGQGLTDIINEGGTRGFVQWVRIDNGGWQPYSVQIRQEGFQLTAGTTYKWKVDVKSSAARTLPIKIAQAQDPWGTVASFNCNVGTGWTTCTGPNFTPTATGTYKFEIDAGGSANNNLQLYVDDMYLGTTANTCQPECTGKTCGSDGCGGSCGTCRSGTSCASWGHCTASTSTCTPSCSGKTCGSDGCGGTCGTCASGSTCNSSGQCTSTPPTSVRKEAESATLTGCFAEAGGDSGGKVVAFEGGDSICWSNVSLTGFTSATARVGAPYPNGEAQLRFNNTTIGTLKLSTATGGWSSPSLANISTAISATGTGTLCLVGVTHPNGWIYSVDYLDLK